The DNA region AGCGTGGAAAACCTGCTGGACAAAGACTACACCACCGCCTGGGGCCAGCGCGCGCCGGGGCTGTATAGCCCAACCTACGGTGCACCGGGCCTGTATACCTATAAAGGCCGCGGACGCACGTTTGGTCTGAACTACTCCGTCCTGTTCTAATCCTGCGCGCCGCCTGCGGGCGGCGCAATTTGCTGTGTAATTTCAGCGCGAATTTGCTATAAAATCAGCGATTTGCTGAAATTGTCGGCAAACGAACGAAAAGTGCATTTTCCCCCTTTGACAAGACGAACTGAGGTCGATAATATGCGCCTCGTTCACACGATTCCTCTGTAGTTCAGTCGGTAGAACGGCGGACTGTTAATCCGTATGTCACTGGTTCGAGTCCAGTCAGAGGAGCCAAATTTAAAAAGCCTGCTTTTAAAGCAGGCTTTTTGCTTTTCTGCGTCTCTGATGTTAATTCAGAATCGCATCCAGCCTGGCAAGCACCTCATTTACAACATCATCCGGTATGCGTTCCAGCCGTTTGCCGCTCCGGGCAGCCATATCAATGGTTCTGGGCTGGTCGAAGCGAATAGCGCCCATCGTTTTTGTTCCCGCACCGTCCAGGGAGACGGTAAAACCGTCTGCACGTGCAAAGTTTCCGCCGCTGGGCTGAGCATTATGGACAACCATCCAGCGCAGGCTGGAAACGTATGTTTTTCCAGATATCGGGATGTATTAATCAACGGGGAGCAGGTCACCTTAGCTAAAAATTAATAAAAAGAAAGGGCATTCTAGCCCCTCCGTATTTAAGCTACTGTAGCTAATATTTCTGATAGAAAATCTGTAAAATACGAAAATGAACTAAAAACATTTTCAGTACCTACATTATCTCTAATTTCAAACAGATTTTTTATACTGTCGTAGGTAAATATAGAAATGCTGTCATTGCCAATCACTATTCGCTCACTTAAATCAGGATTGATGTAATCATCATTATTCCTGTAAAAATCATTCATTACAAACAAGTTTCTTACTAATGGCTCAGGTATGGATAGGCTAAACAAGATCAGCCCATCAAATTCAAATCCATCCATTGTTTCTAAGAAAGTAACATAATCTGGCTGATTTACGAATAATAGATAAACTTCATCACCTAACTTTTCCAGCATTGGGCTTAAGCCAGCAGTTGATTTTCGCTTAGTCATACTCTCTATGTATTGGCCTGTGATAGGCTCTTCTATTGGATAATTCCAATTGGTCATTTTGCTTTTTAAATCATTCAGAATTTCACTAATATTATTACGCATTTTAATTCCTAATAATTAATTTAGCGGATAAATTGAACCAGTTGGCACAGCCCACGGAGTAACTTTGCTCTCACCTGCTATCATACCTCTTGTTACGGATGATTGCATATTGGTAAGCACTTTATGGAATGGTTCATTTTCAATCAATGACAGGTTATCAAAAGCGTTCGTACCACCATCATCTAACGGTAACTTGTGGTGAACGCTCCAACCGACAGGAACACCACCTTCTGACATACGTAATAAATCGGACGGATTAAACTTGCTTGCAGCTTCCGGTATACCGGCTATATCTTTAAGGAAGCCCTTCCTGACAGAAATATTAAACTCTCGTCTTAAAGCTGCTGCTTCAGCAGGGTCGCGCTTAATGTAGTTAATTTGCTTAATTTCTAATCCATCAAGAAAATTAGTTTCACCTCTTAACTTTCCTAAGTATCTATTCATCTCTTCATATAGTTTAGCATTAGGTCTTTTAGCTAAAAGGATTGAAACCGCTGCTATCGCTGAACCTGCTGTTTTTTCATTTAATACCTGGTCATAACCCTGAACAGCGTCACCGCCTAATTGCTCTGCCGTTTTCCTGAATCCTTCAATGTTTCCATTATAAACGCCGTCAGCAGCTAACAAACGTCCTGCTGCTTTACTGTTAATCGTTTTGGCGGCTTGAGCGTGTTGTATAGGAGCATCTGAATAATGAATCTTTTGTGTTGGTGCTGGTTTCCTTCCCTGATGGCTATCTAAGCACTTTCGGTAAGCATCTCTAACTTCCATCTCAAACCATTCATGCCAATGACTCATAAAGCAATCATAGACAAGATCACCTTTCTCATCAAAATAGAATGGATGATTATAGTAATCCCATTGTTCAGATTCATCTATTCCAATAAACCAGCCAATATCTATATTATGCTGTGTATGGTCATAAGCACCGTCATATATACCATTACGTTTACGGTCATACTTAGTTGAAAAGGAGGTGATAAATTCGCTCTTCCGCTTTGGCATTTGTTGGAGGCTAAAGTGAGAGTAGTTGTCAGAATCAAGATCGTAGTAAATTCTTGCTCTTTCAAAAGCTATTTCTGGCCTCAGTATGTATTGGAAATCTTCCGGGCTAAGCTCTCTTGCTGCATCCCATACCATCAATAATCTAAAATCGTGCATGCAGATCCCTCGCAATGTTAAGGGATTATGTTAGCATTGCTCGCTATGTGGTCAATAATTTATATTATGAATGCGAGAAACCAAAGCATTTACCATCTGAATATGCAATATTGCCACAAGCAGGAAGTAACGATGGGTGTAAAGGCCATAATAATTTACTTTCAATTCTTCTCGTATGCGGGTTTAGATGTTTTCTTTCTTCCGTCGGTGCTTTTGGCTTTATCGTAAGTCCGAAATACAATGAGCCTCTCTATGGAAGTTTGCTTGTAGCACAAATCTGATTGTCATATTTACCTGCGGTCAGAACAGCAATCTATAATGTGAGAAACATCACATTTAAAAACAGCAACAACATTTGGGACCTTATTAAGGGCCTCATTTAAATCTTAAAGATTTAATTTATTTTAATTCATTAAGGTATGTGCAAAAACGCATCCAGTCAGAGGAGCCAAATTTAAAAAGCCTGCTTTTAAAGCAGGCTTTTTGCTTTTCTGTTAGCCGTTGCTTTCCACAGCCCCTGTCAGCTGACGCCAGGCCGCCACTTCCTCATCCAGCCACTCGCTAAAGAGAGCCACCTCCGGTTTTGCTTCCGTTAACTGCGACGTCACCAGCCAGTAAGGCCAGGGATACGGTGCGGTGAAAGGGGTAAGCTGGACCAGTTCGCCCCGGGTGATGGCATCCTGTACCAGAGAGCGGCGCTCCAGCGCGATACCTTTACCGAGTCTGACAGCCTCAAGGACTAAATTTGAGTCGTTAATGCATAACCCGCCGGGCACGATATCTTTTTCCAGTCCCGCATTGAAACACCAGGTTTTCCACGACTCCATGGAGAATATGATTTTACTCTTCGCCACCTCGGCTGGCGTTGCCGGGAGGACGCCGCCGTTATACCCGGGTGCAGCAACCACAATCAGCTCATCTGAAAAAAGATAATGGCAGTCGCTTCCTTCCCAGTTACCTTTCCCCATGCGTATCGCCACGTCTATCCCTTCCTGCTGCATGCTGGTGATCGTCAGGCTGGCCTGGATCCGCAGCGTGATGTGCGGATATTTTTCCCGAAACCGCTCCAGACGCGGCAACAGCCAGTGACAACCAAAAGACGGCACCATCGCCAGCGTCAGTTCCAGTATCCTCGGTTTCACCTGCACTAAGCGGGTGGCATCCGCGATGTGATTCAGCGCTTCGCGCACCTGTAACGCGTACAGACGCCCCTCTTCGTTGATCTGCACCCCTCGCCCATGACGGATAAACAGCTTCACCCCCACCATCTCCTCCAGCACTTTAATCTGCTGGCTGATGGCGGAATGGGTAACGTGAAGCTCTTTCGCCGCAAGCGTTACGCTGCCAAGGCGAGCCACAGCTTCAAAACTACGCAAACTGGCGATAGGTGGAAAATCCGACATGAAACCACTCCCTCATAGACTGAATCTGATAAACGCCAACCGGCCAATCTGTCAGTAATACTAACTTAGGCCGTAAGATACTGATGATATTCGCCATAACGAATTTATTGTAATGTCTGTTTATCATCTTCAATGAAGCGTTTTTTCACACAGACAGGAAAACTGGAATCATGATAAAGCTGATTGGCATGATGGATTCTCCTTATGTACGCCGCGTGGCGGTCTCCCTGGAACTCTATGGCGTTGCGTTTGAAAGCCAGCCGTTGTCCGTATTCAGCACATTTGAGGCATTTGCCCGGATCAACCCTGCGGTAAAAGCGCCAACGCTGGTTCTGGAGAATGGAACACGTCTGATGGACTCGTCTCTTATACTGAATTATTTTGAGGCACAGGCCGCGCCTGAACGGAGACTCCTGCCCGTGACGCCGGATGCACTGGCGAACGATCTCCAGACCCTGGGCTTTATCCTCGCCGCCGCGGAGAAAGCCGTGCAAAATGTGTACGAACACAACCTGCGCCCGGCGGAGAAACAACATAATCCGTGGATAGAACGTATTACCGTCCAGCTGCTGGCTGCCTGTCGGGAATGGAACGCGCTGCTGGAAGCCCGTCCGGAAAACGCGGTAGCCGATCAGGTTGCTGTTACCAGTACGGTTATCTGGACATTTATTCAGTCAATGATCCCCCACGTCGTTAACGTCGGGGATTTTAAAAAGATTCAGGCGGTTGCCGACGTTTTCGAAAACCAGGCGGCATTTAAAAAATACCCTTTTAGTTAACGCTTCGCTCGGCGTGTTATGGGGCTTTTCAGCCCCTTTTTTTAGGCAGGAATCGACAGACCCGCGGTGGTGGCATAGCGACCGTTGAAAAAGATGAGCGGTTCACCTTCCGTATGTAACGAATCCACCACCTCACCAATGAATATCCAGTGATCGCCACCGTCTACCTGACGCCACATTTTGCATTCAAGATGCGCGAGGGCCCCGTCAATCAAAGGCAGCTTATAGCCGCTGACCCGGTGGTCTACGCGATGAAATTTATCGCTCCCCGCGCTGGCAAAAATATCGCTAACCTGATGCTGATGCCCCGACAGGACATTTATCGCAAAGGCGTCCGCCTCCAGAAAATGCTGAGCGTACCAGGATTGCTTGCGCAGGCTCCAGAGCACCAGCGGGGGTTCCAGTGAGACGGTGTTAAAGCTGCTGATGGTTAGCCCATGGAAATTGTTATCCCCATCCATCATGGTCACAACACACACGCCGGTTGCGAATTGACCAAATACGTTCCGCAACGTTCGGCTATCAAACTGCGCCATATCATTTCACCTCTGCTAAGCCTGAAGACGCGACCTGCTGCTGCAGCGCGCCGGCAAAAATTGTCAGCCCTTCATCCAGAACGCCGTCTTCAATCGTTAGCGGCATTAAAAAGCGAATAGCATTCGC from Enterobacter chengduensis includes:
- a CDS encoding HNH endonuclease signature motif containing protein produces the protein MHDFRLLMVWDAARELSPEDFQYILRPEIAFERARIYYDLDSDNYSHFSLQQMPKRKSEFITSFSTKYDRKRNGIYDGAYDHTQHNIDIGWFIGIDESEQWDYYNHPFYFDEKGDLVYDCFMSHWHEWFEMEVRDAYRKCLDSHQGRKPAPTQKIHYSDAPIQHAQAAKTINSKAAGRLLAADGVYNGNIEGFRKTAEQLGGDAVQGYDQVLNEKTAGSAIAAVSILLAKRPNAKLYEEMNRYLGKLRGETNFLDGLEIKQINYIKRDPAEAAALRREFNISVRKGFLKDIAGIPEAASKFNPSDLLRMSEGGVPVGWSVHHKLPLDDGGTNAFDNLSLIENEPFHKVLTNMQSSVTRGMIAGESKVTPWAVPTGSIYPLN
- a CDS encoding glutathione S-transferase family protein, translated to MIKLIGMMDSPYVRRVAVSLELYGVAFESQPLSVFSTFEAFARINPAVKAPTLVLENGTRLMDSSLILNYFEAQAAPERRLLPVTPDALANDLQTLGFILAAAEKAVQNVYEHNLRPAEKQHNPWIERITVQLLAACREWNALLEARPENAVADQVAVTSTVIWTFIQSMIPHVVNVGDFKKIQAVADVFENQAAFKKYPFS
- a CDS encoding YrhA family protein, which produces MRNNISEILNDLKSKMTNWNYPIEEPITGQYIESMTKRKSTAGLSPMLEKLGDEVYLLFVNQPDYVTFLETMDGFEFDGLILFSLSIPEPLVRNLFVMNDFYRNNDDYINPDLSERIVIGNDSISIFTYDSIKNLFEIRDNVGTENVFSSFSYFTDFLSEILATVA
- a CDS encoding LysR substrate-binding domain-containing protein; its protein translation is MSDFPPIASLRSFEAVARLGSVTLAAKELHVTHSAISQQIKVLEEMVGVKLFIRHGRGVQINEEGRLYALQVREALNHIADATRLVQVKPRILELTLAMVPSFGCHWLLPRLERFREKYPHITLRIQASLTITSMQQEGIDVAIRMGKGNWEGSDCHYLFSDELIVVAAPGYNGGVLPATPAEVAKSKIIFSMESWKTWCFNAGLEKDIVPGGLCINDSNLVLEAVRLGKGIALERRSLVQDAITRGELVQLTPFTAPYPWPYWLVTSQLTEAKPEVALFSEWLDEEVAAWRQLTGAVESNG
- a CDS encoding flavin reductase family protein; this encodes MAQFDSRTLRNVFGQFATGVCVVTMMDGDNNFHGLTISSFNTVSLEPPLVLWSLRKQSWYAQHFLEADAFAINVLSGHQHQVSDIFASAGSDKFHRVDHRVSGYKLPLIDGALAHLECKMWRQVDGGDHWIFIGEVVDSLHTEGEPLIFFNGRYATTAGLSIPA